GCCGAAACGAGTCGCTTCTCCGCCGGACGCGCCGCGTCATGCCCATGAACAATCCGCCTTGGGACCAGCGTATCGCCCGCGTGCTCGTGCGCCCGCTCGTGCGCACGCCGATCACGCCCAATCAATTGACCGTATTCACCCTGGTCGTTGCGCTGGCGGGCGCCAGTTTGCTCGCGGCAGGCAACCCCGCGGCCGCCAACTGGGGCGCGGGCCT
This region of Rhodospirillales bacterium genomic DNA includes:
- a CDS encoding CDP-alcohol phosphatidyltransferase family protein, coding for MPMNNPPWDQRIARVLVRPLVRTPITPNQLTVFTLVVALAGASLLAAGNPAAANWGAGL